Below is a window of Ornithodoros turicata isolate Travis unplaced genomic scaffold, ASM3712646v1 Chromosome67, whole genome shotgun sequence DNA.
CTCCTTACCAATACCTCAAGCAGGAGCTGCTACAGCGACTCCAAGCAAGCACGACACAGCGCCTTCAGCGGCTGCTCTCAACAGAAGAGCTAGGCGACGACAAACCATCTCAGCTCCTGAGTCGATTGAAAGCGCTCCTTGCGGACAAGGCAAGCTCGTTCGACGAAGAATGCTTGCGGGAATTGTTCCTTCAACGCCTGCCGCGCTCCGCGCGCAGCCTGCTCACGGTGTCCCAGACCACGTCACTCACGGAGCTCGCAGCGTTGGCTGACCAACTCACGGAAGACATGTCCCCATCTGTGGCGGCTGTTCACTCGTCTCACACCCACCACGCCCAGCCCGACCTGGATTCTCGGCTACAGGCGTTGGAGAAGTCGCTTGAGAGCCTTCGTCTGGAGCTACGATCCGACCGGTCGCGCCGTCGTTCCCCCTCCCCACCGCGCATCGGCAGTCGACCGCAAGGCCGCACGGCCGCCTACCGTTCTCCGTCACCTCCACCGCCGGAATCACTCCTTTGCTGGTATCACCTCAAATTCGGCGCAGCTGCCCGCCAATGTCGTCCCCCCTGCCAGTGGGCGGGAAACTGGTCAGCCGCCCGTTAGCGACGACGAACGGAACCCGCGCGGCGCAaagtcgtctgttctacatcaCCGACAGACTTTCCGGGCTCCGCTTTCTTGTTGATACCGGAGCTCAAATCAGCGCCGTGCCCCCACTTCCTGGCGACCGTGCCAAGCGCTCCCCATGCCTCCTCCTACAAGCTGCAAATGGTTCACCCATTCCATCCTTCGGCGACCGCACCGTAACGGTACACTTCGGTTTACATCGCAAGTTCAAATGGGCGTTTGTTGTCGCGAACGTGGTACGCCCCCTTCTCGGTGCCGACTTCTTGAATTACTTTCACCTCATCGTCGACGTTCGCAAGCGCCGTCTAATCGACGCGGTGACAATGGGTTCTATCACCGGAACTGCGGCCGACCCCTCTGCTGGCATCCATACTGCGATTGCTCCCATTCCCAGGAACAAGTTCGAAGCCATCCTCGCCCAGTACCCTGCGTTGACGATGCCGTGCAATCTACGACTCCAACCCAAGCACAGCGTGACACACTGTATCGAGACTGACGGTCCACCTGTTTTCGCCCGACCTCGACGCCTTCCGCCGGATCGTCGCGCGGTAGCACAAAAGGAATTCGAAAGCATGCTTGAACTGGGGATCGTCAGACCGTCATCCAGTACATGGGCATCTCCACTACACATGGTCCCCaagaagaccggggactggcgGCCCTGTGGAGACTACAGGGCGCTTAACCGTGTTACAAGACCCGACCGGTATCCCGTCCCTCACATCCAGGATTTTACCTCAAATCTACACGGCGCCACGATTTTCTCCAAGCTTGACCTTATTAAGGCATATCATCAAATTTCCATGGACCCCGACAGCATCCCCAAGACAGCCATCACTACACCGTTTGGATTGTACGAATACGTCCGCATGCCCTTCGGCCTCCGGAACGCGGCACAAACGTTCCAGCGCTTCGTCGACTCCGTCCTTCGCGGTCTGCCATTTGCTTACGCATACATAGACGACCTACTTGTGGCATCCGCGAACCCCGAAGAGCATGAACGCCACCTCCACCAACTCTTCACTCGCCTTTCTGAATACGGCATAGTTGTCAACACCGCGAAATCCCAGTTTGGAGTAGACCATTTAGAATTTCTTGCCCATCATGTCGATAAAGAGGGCGTACGACCTCTACCAGCCAAGGTCCAGGCAATCCAGGAATTTCCGCAGCCTACCACCCTCCGCCGCCTCCGGGAGTTCCTGGGGCTCATCAATTTTTACCGCCGTTTCTTGCCCAGGTGCACCACGCTACTTCAACCGCTAACCGACATGCTGGCCCACCTGACAGACCTCAATGAGGATTTGATTTGGACACCCGACGCTGCAGAAGCCTTTCGCACGGTGAAGGGCCTTCTGGCGGATACCACCATGCTCGCACATCCCCATCCTTCTGCACCCACCTCCATCATGGTTGACGCCTCCAATGTCGCCATCGGCGCCGTGCTTCAGCAGCACGTCAACGGTGCCTGGGTCCCCCTGGCGTTCTTTTCTAAAGTCCTCAACTCTACGCAGCGGCAATACAGCACGTTCGGTCGGGAGCTACTCGCGGCATTTGAGGCCGTCAAGTATTTCCGCTTCTTCGTCGAAGGACGCGAGTTCTCCCTCTTTACCGACCACAAGCCACTCGTCGGAGCCTTCCGTGCCGCTGGATCAGGGTTATCACCGAGGGAAATACGACATATCGCTTTCGTGCTTGAATTCACCGCTGACGTCCGGCACACAAAGGGACAAGACAACACTGTCGCCGACGCTCTGTCTCGGGCCGTAGAGACGCATGCCCTGACGGTGCCTGACCTGATCGACTTGAATGAGCTTGCGCGCGCTCAAGAGCACGACCCGGAGCTCGCGGGCCTTCCACACCCCGACTACTCACTCCGGCTGGAACGCGTTCCCTTCCCTGACTCAGACGTCCAACTCTGGTGCGACGTCTCCACCAACCCTCCCAGAGTTTATCTCCCCGCATCCGTACGACGCACTATCTTCGACCGTCTCCACAGCTTATCCCACCCCGGCATCCGTGCTTCGCAGCGCCTCATATCCTCTCGTTACGTGTGGCGCGACATGCGAACCGACGTGCGCAACTGGGTACGATCCTGCATCCCTTGCCAAGCTTCTAAAGTACATCGTCATACCACTCGTCCTCTCGTCAAATTCCCCATGCCAGACGCCAGATTTGATCATGTTCATCTGGATCTTGTTGGCCCATTACCATCTTCGCAAGGCAACAAGTACATACTGACCATGATCGACAGGTTCTCCCGCTGGCTCGAGGCCGTGCCCCTGCCGGACATCACCGCTGAGCAAGTGGCCCGCGCATTCGCGTCTTCCTGGGTCTCAAGGTACGGCGCCCCGCTCAGGCTCACCACGGACCGCGGTAGGCAATTTGAATCCCGTCTATTCCGGAGCCTGGTTACACTTCTGGGCTTCAAGCATATCAGGACGACTGCGTACCACCCCGCAGCGAACGGACTCGTGGAACGATGCCACCGCCAACTTAAGGCCGCTCTCCGATCCTATCCGTCACCAAACGACTGGACTGAGCATTTGCCATTTATTCTGCTTGGCCTCCGATCCGTCATCCGCGATGACCTAGGATGCACCGCTGCGGAGCTGCTCTATGGTACCACCCTGCGCTTACCAGGAGATTTCTTTGCATCCTCACCCCACGACGCTGAACCCACCGTCGAATTCGTCGAGCGCATGCGACGAAGCATGGCACAGCTCCGCCCCACCGCTACGAGGGCCTCCGCGTCCAGACCCACATATATCCCCAAGGAACTACAGACTACCAAGTTTGTCTTCCTGCGCCATGACGCTGTCCGAAAGCCTCTGCAGCGGCCTTACGACGGACCATATGAAGTGATCGAGTGTGGGCCGGCCACCTTCAAACTTAAAATCGGCGATCGCCTGGACACAGTCACCTTAGATCGCCTCAAGCCCGCCTTTGTATTTACGGACACCGATCCTGGCCTCCTTCCTCCGCCCTCTGCTGCGCCCTCTTCTCCTAAGAGAGTGCGCTTCCGGACTCAAAGGGGGGAGGGAGAGTGGTGTAGAGGAAGAAGACGTCCTGCGGCACAGAGGCGCGAGACTTGACTGCGGTTCCTTCTTCTACGTTCGGCCTTTGACCAGTAAAGACGTTCTCTCCCCCTTACTGGCTCGTCCCTTcagtactttgctataattgcggtcctttccagggtcattacccccaccccccagagAGGTGTACACTTctcctgaatttttccaaccactcccctgtaattcatgagatttccagATACAGCTTGGCCATCAGTGCATctacccatagatatgtatccatatagatataccaccctatggttcgctccactcgaaatcacgcagacatcttatcacgtcgggtaccgcatcttggcttctatgcgcattgatgatagtgccagccgcaacaataatgacaaagaagaaattgtcgttcctcttcgctgctgatacgagttgcgcaacggactaaaagctgatacctttcgtttgaattcagcatgagagagccgcgacgatatggcaaggaaaaaaactttgcaagctacggggcacaaaagtgaacttgcacggcaaatcgccggcagtccgaacatttacacggcaacagacaccaacgagcactggtgctaaagactgaggaaaagacatcatagatgaaaatacatatacgttacgaagccgtttgaatttcactgttcatggtaatcaaccaagttatctcgaagtgcagcacgcataacgaagtccatgattcgcttacacgtcgacctgcaagaaatgtatCCTTCTATCTtcacagtatccttctgaaacatttcatcacttgccaacttctttgagaaaagtaaaaggtaacctttctgcaaccccgatgatggcaggggcaaccaaggaatacaccacaaagagttactggtgtattctgcatagcgaagccattatcaacgacttatactaggcaattgtactgggattttaacagtggtgaccgcaaaatttggaaaaggcgccggcagagccctccAAAACaggcaaaaccctttgtatcatggtgccaaaggcatattcgaaaCGGCCtttgctattgcccttcccactgggattgtaacggaggcgaccgcaaaatccatAAAAAGACCGCAGCACAGCCCTTTAGgacgggcgaaacctctttaataatggttccaaacagatattatcaacgccttatgatgctcttctacagggatcgcaacagaagcgaccacaaaattcggaaaaggcagcagcagggTCCTTTAAAAcatacgaaaccccttgtatcatggtaccaaaggcatattcattcgacggcttatgctatgcctttcaaccggaattgcgcaagaggcGACCGGAaaaatttggatacggcggcagcaaggccttataaaacgggcgatactccctgtatcatggagcgaaagaaagaatgttatcagtggcttgtgcaatgctattctgctggagttataacacaggcgatcgccaaattcggcaaacgtggcagcagagccctcttaaacgaacaaaaccccttgtgtcatgctcccaaagacatattatcaacaGCTTATACTgtgtcattctaccgagatcataacacgggcgaccgcaaatatcggaaaaggatgcagcatagcccttcagaacgggagagaccccttgtatcatgctgccgatgacatgtcatcaatggcttgtgctatgcccttctactgggattgtaacagagactaccgcaaaatacggaaaatgcggcagcagagccctttaaaacggtcgataccccttgtatcatagttccaatgTCGTATAAGTACacgcaacggcttatgctattgccattctacgGGAATTCCATAAGAGGCTACAGCAGACCCCTTTAAAACAGACAAAAACCCCCTTTA
It encodes the following:
- the LOC135374491 gene encoding uncharacterized protein LOC135374491 — protein: MDPSATSQRQSASDHGDASASPIAAISAPGRLLDFWPNNVRLWFAQAESEFALKGIRSESTKYHMTIRALSERDISEVADIVANPPTDTPYQYLKQELLQRLQASTTQRLQRLLSTEELGDDKPSQLLSRLKALLADKASSFDEECLRELFLQRLPRSARSLLTVSQTTSLTELAALADQLTEDMSPSVAAVHSSHTHHAQPDLDSRLQALEKSLESLRLELRSDRSRRRSPSPPRIGSRPQGRTAAYRSPSPPPPESLLCWYHLKFGAAARQCRPPCQWAGNWSAAR